DNA from Streptomyces sp. NBC_01476:
AAGTCGACCAGCAGCCTTGGTTCCTGCCGGCGTTCGCCGAAGGTCCACTCCCACTGGCCCGCGAAGCACGAGTGCAGGTGCTCCAGCCGCCACGCGATCGTGGTGACCGACGTCGGGTCGGGCTCCGGCTCCCCGGTGTGGGCGAGGACCTGCTCGACCCGCTCGACGCTCACGTTCCAGTCGTCGGCGATCTTGGCGACCGTCATGCCGCCGGCGACCTGCCGGGCGACCTCGGCGTACTCGTTCGCCGGGATGTCCGGGGCACCCAGGTCGAGCACCCACTCGCCCGGCCCGTACGCCCTGGGGGTGACCGCCTCGCCCCTGCGCCGGACCGACCAGCAACCGGCCACTGGCTCCCACGCGTACTCCTCGTCACCGAGCCCCGTCAGCCGCACCTGAGCCATCTCCCGGGCCTGGTCGAACTGATCGAGCAGCAACCCCAGCCGTCCGGTCCGCACACCCTGCGTCTCCATGCCGGGCCCCTTCGCCGTCGCGTACCTCACCACGCCCAGACGGAAGCTAACGGCTCCCCACCCGGAACCGCGACCGATTTTTCCGCCCCGCAGCCGTGCGAGGTGCCGTCGTCGAGGTCCACCAAACAGCGATACGTCCGCTCCGCCCGCCTCGGAACCCGCCCGGGTTTTCAGGTGACTTCCGGCGCGGCCCACGAGAAGTCGTACACGGCGAAGTCAGTGACCGGGACGTAACCGATTCGTTGGTAGAGGCTGTTACTTGTCGGGTTGGCAGGGTCCGCGAACAGTACGACCTCTGTGGCTCCTGCGGTCAGCGCGGCTCTGCTCACGTGGACCGTCACCGCGCCCGCGTAGCCGTGACCCCGGAGGTGAGCCGGGGTGTAAACGGGGTCCACCCGGATCTGGCCGGCGACCATCGAGGTCATCCCCGCCATGGAGACGGGGGTGCCGTCCTGGGTCTCCCAGAACGTGAAGCGTTTGTCGGCGAAGCGGGTGTAGGACCAGGAGTCGGCATCCACGGAGCGGATTTCTCCGACAGCGGCAACGAACTCGCCGCACCAGCGGATGAGTTGCCCACGGTCCTGCTCGCCTGCGACTCGGCCTCGGCCCTCGGGGAGTGGCTCTGGTGGGGGGAGCGTGCCAAGGCGGTACAGGCGGAGCCGCTGCCGGAGCGTCGGAACCGCGCCGGTGTGCCGCTGCCACGCCTCGGCGAATGCGCTGGCGCTGTCGTCCTCTCCGCTGACGCCGGGGAGCGTATGGCCGAGGTCGGCCAGGCGAGCGGCGAGCATGCCGGCCTGCTCGCGGGTCACGGGGGTAAGGCCCAGGCGGCCGGGCGGGGTGCGGTAAAAGATGGCGCTGACCTCGCCCCCTTGCTCCAGTCGGCCGAAGACGGGAGCTTCGGAGCCGAACGCGTTCGCCCCGCGCGTCCGCAGGCCCTCGATTACCGTCAACGGCATGGTGTGGAGGGACGGGCGCGAGTTCAGAAAGCCTTCGGTCCGACCGAGAAAGTTGTCGAGGTCCTGCGTAAGGTGCCAGCCGTCCGGGCGCATGCTTCATGATTCCTCACGCACTCGCCCTCGGGGGCACGACCGCCGACAGGCAGCCGAACCGGAACTCAACCTGATCACCGAGCGAGCCGCGGGGGCGGGGTGCGCAACTTCGGGAGGGTCCCCGGCCGTGGGCAGGTGAAAGGACGGGATGGTGCGGTCGCTGCGGATGACCAGGGTGATGACGTTCAGGGGTGAACCGGACCCGGGGGCACTTCTGGTGCCGGCTCTGGGGCGGGACGGGCGTGGGGGAGCGGTGCTGTTGTCCACCGGGGCCGGCTGCGACGTGCACCGCTGGGACCCTGCGACGGGCCGGTTGTTGTGGCGGTTCACCGGGGCCGGCCCCGTGTCGGAGGTGGCGGTGGCGTGTCCGCCGCGGCGCGGTCCCCTCGTGGCGGTGGCGACCGATCTGGGGGTGGAGCGAGTCGACGCGGCGACTGGTACGGCCGTGCCGGACGAGGAGATGGGGGACGTCGACACCATCTGGGATGTCACGTGCGGTGTCCTGCCCGATGGGCGCGCCTTCATCGCGGGTGCCGCGCAGTGCGAGGGGCTGGTGCACTGCTGGGACGCAGCCACGGCCGAGCGGCTGGGGCCGCTGCCGGCCAATGACGACCGCCCGGTCAAAGCCGTCACGTCGATGACGCTGCCGGACGGCACCGTGCTGATCGCGGCGGAGAACGAAGCCGGTGTCATCCGCCGTTGGGACGCGGCCACCAGCGAGCCGGTCGGTGCGCCGATCCACGGCGCAGGGGAGTACACCATGCGACTTGTCTCCCTGGCCATGCCCGGCAACCGCTCCCTGCTCGCGTCCCTCGACATGAACGGCACCCTGTCACGCTGGGACGCCATCACGGGCGAGCAGGTCGGAGGGCCGCCCGAGTTGGGTCCCGATGCGGTGGGGATCGCCGCAGGGTGCCTGGGCGATACGGGCATGCTCTTCATTTCCACCGTCGGAGGGCCGACAGAGGTCCGCGACATCATCAGCGGCGCCCCCGCCGGCACACCGTTCCCGGGAGTCAACCCCTCCGCCCTGACCTGCCCCGACGGCTCCCTCCTGCTCGCCACCGGCGGTGCCCGCACGGGCGAGATGCACCTGTACCGGCTGACCGTCCCTGCTGACTGAGCCGCACCTTCGACGGGAACCGGAACCGGACGCGCAAGCGCAGCCAGGCCAGCGCGCGTCCGGCGTCCGGGAGCAGCGTGGTCCCGGGACGATGGGCTGAGATGATCTCTTCTGCCGTCTCCACGGTGTGCTGGTAGTAGGCCGGGAGCCGCTCAAGCGCGAGGTCCCGGTCGTCCGCCGGGTCATGGGCGAAGCAGAGGTTCGCGGCGAACTCGCGGAGGAGGTCGTGCAACCGGTACCGGCGCGGGGCCACCTCCTCCAGAAGGTGGTCGGTGTACAGGGCCTCCGGTGCGTCGCGGGGCCTGCTCAGGGGGCACGCCGACGAGCGCTGCCGCCGCCTGTGCGTCGATGTCGGGGTCGGGATGCAGCCCGAGCGGCCGGAACAGGCGGCGGTCTGGCGGGCGGCAGGTCCTGGTAGGAGAGGGAGGGGCCCGCGTGGGGCGGACTCCGGTCGGACTACGCGTAACGGCATGCGGTCGACGCTGTTCCCGGCGCGGGAGTCCGGCGGGTCCGAACCGGCCGCGGGTGCGGCCGGGTTGGTGCCGGGTCAGGAGGAGGGCATCGCGTTCACCCATGTGGCGCGCCAGGCGGGCGGGGCGAACGGATCGGCGAAGTACTGGGTTTCGAGGGCGACTTTGCCGTCGCGGAACTCCATCACGCTGACGACATACGTCGGTTGCCCGTCGTAGTCCATCACGTATTCGGTGATCCACAGGTCCCCGCTGCCGAGAATCCGGCGGACGGTGAAGGTGAGCTTCGCCGGGTGGTGTGAGCGCAGCGCCTGCAGATCGCGGCGGCCGTGGATGCGCTCACCCGACTGGGGATAGTCGGTGATGGCGTCGTCGTGATAAATCTCGTGCTCGGCGTCCTGGTCCCCGGCGGCAGACGCTGCCCAGTGCCGGTCCAGCGCCGCGCGAGTCTCCTGGTCTCCCATGACGTTCCCTCCGATCACGGGGGATGTCGGACGAGATACCTTGAAAAGGCGTCCCGGCCTCACCGACTCCAGGCTAACGCCGGTGTTGGCGGCCGACAGACTCGCGGTCGCGCTGACCAGGGCCAATGTGGGTGTCCGCAGCGAGAACGCCCCGGGGCGGACCGCGCGCTCGCCGCACCTCGGCACGGGCCGGGTTGTGGTCCTCCCCGCGGTCGCGCTGCGTGCCGGTAGCCTGATCGGGTGACCGAGCTTGAGCGGCCGCTGCTTGCGGATGTCTATCCCGCGCTGGTCTCCTTCCTGGGCACCGCGTTGGTCGCCGAGGGGGAGCCGGGCCTGGCGCGGAGCGTGGAGCGGCTGCGGTTCCACGGCTGGTGCGGGTGCGGGCCGTACTGCGGTTATCTGCGCACGGCTCCCGAAGGCCGGGCCGAAAACGCCTGGATCCATCTCGATGACGGGGAAGAACCCCGGGTCTGGCTCCAACTCGACCGTGACCAGGCCTCCTTCGCCGGAATGGAGATCTGCGAGTTCCGGCTGGGGCCGGCGCCCGCCCTCGATCCGGACCGGCCCCCTCACGTGAAATGAGCCGGACGGGCGGCGCGCGGCCCTCCCCATAGGTTAGGTTAGGCATACCTAAGTAACCGTGGCGCTCCGCTCGTTCCCCTGGAGAACTTCGATGCGATCTTTCCGTGCCCGCGTCATCCAGCCGACCGCCGCCGAGCGCGTACGGTCCATCCTGGCCGCGGCCCATTCGATGGCGGTGGTGAGCGACGGCGTGCGCAGCGAGGTGCGCCGCCTCGACGGGTCGGGGGCGATGAGCCCGATCCACCTGCACGAGCCGTCCGGGGCGACCCGCGCCCGGACCGCCGGATGGACCCCGGTGCGGCTGGAGTTCACCGATATCGCTCCCACACCCGTACGCGACCGGCTGCGTGCGCGTCTCACCCTGACCGGAGTGATGGCCGCCGCGTACGACGCCGGGTCCGCGCAGAGCACGTGCCTGGAGTTCGGCCAGGCGGTCCTCGAAGACCCCGAGGGACGCGCGGTCGTGACGCTGGACGCGCTGCGGGCCACGGACCTGGACCCGATTGCGACCAGTGAGGCGGGCATGCTGACCCATCTCATGGACAGCCACCGCGAACTCGTCCCCCTGCTGCTGCGCCTTGTCCGCCCGCAGCCGGACAGGAGCGTGCTGCGCGCCCTCCCGGTCGCGATGGACCGCTACGGCATCACCGTCCGCCTCGAATACCCGAGCGGTCACCACGACGTCCGGCTGCCGTTCGCGACGCCCGTGACCCACATCGACCAGGCCGGCCCGCAGATCCAGGCGCTCCTCGCGGCGGCGCGCCGCTGCTCCCACCACAACCGCCTGCTGACCTGACCGCGCCGGCGGGCGTTTTCGTACCGCTACCGTTGCTCCCCATGACCTCCACCGAGACAGGGATCACAGCGGAACTGGTCCAGGAGCTGCTGCGCGACCAGCACCCCGACCTGGCCGATCGCCCGGTGCGGCTCGGCGCGCGCGGCTGGGACAACCAGATGTGGCGGCTCGGTGACGACCTCGCCGTCCGGCTGCCGTGGGCGACACGGTCCGCGGACACGCTGCTGCGCAAGGAGCACGCCTGGCTGCCCTCCCTCGCCCCGCACCTACCGCTGCCGGTTCCCGTCCCGCAGCGCCTCGGTGAACCCTCCGCGCTGTTTCCGCGGCCCTGGATCGTCACCACCTGGGTGCCGGGCACGCCCGCCGACCGCGCCCCGGCCACGCGCACCCTGGAGGCGGCCGACACGTTGGCACTGTTCCTGACGGCCCTTCACCGTCCCGCTCCCGACGGCGCACCCGCCGGCGGTGGCCGCGGGGGGCCGCTGGCCGGCCACGCCGAACAGTTCGCCCAAGGGCTGGCCTCGGCCACCGAACTGGGACTGATCCCCGACCCGGACGCCGTCCGCGCGGTGTGGGAGGACGCCGCCGCCGCGCCGGTCTGGGCGGGCCCGGCGCTCTGGCTCCACGGCGACCTGCATCCGGCCAACGTCCTGACCACGGACGGCACCTTCTCCGGCGTGATCGACTTCGGTGAACTCTGCGCCGGCGATCCGGCCTGCGACCTGGCCGCCCCGTGGAACCTGCTGCCGGACGGCGCGGCTGACCGCTTCCACCAGGCGTACCGGCCGAGCCCGGACGCCGCGACCCTGCGCCGCGCCCGGGGCTGGGCACTGATGCGCGCCCTGGCCGGCATCCTCATCGGGGACGCCGGCGTCCACGGACGCCCCGGCGGCAAGCCCACCTGGGGCCCGCCCGGGCATGCCGCGCTGCGACGCCTCACCGCACAGGTCCGCCGCTGACCCCCGGACGTCACCGCGTTCGTTCCGCGGAGCCGGTCGCCGGGTGCGCGTCGGTGTCCTGGAGCGCCTTGGCGACGGCATCGGAGATGGCCTGCCGGACTTTCGTCCGGCGCCGTCTGCGCAGCCGCAGGTATCCGTACACAGCGGCGGCGACGGCCGCCAGCAGGGCCAGCTGTCCCCACGGCCAGGCCCACACCGTACGGCCCGCGGTGGTCGGGGCGACGCTGATCGGCGGCTGGTCCTGCGAGGCGACCGGCTGCAGGATCACCTGGGCGTCCAGCCGGACGGCGGGCCAGACGCCGGTCACGGTGGCGGTACGGGTCAGGGAGCCGCCGGGCAGGATTTCGGGCAGGTCGGCGACGGTGGCGGTCTGGCTCAGGAGCCCGAAGAGGCCCTTGATCCTGATCCGCTGATGGGCTTTCAGCCGGACGTTGCCGGTGTTGGTGACGGTGTAGCTGACATCCGCGCTGCCGCCGGCGGCCGGGTTCGCGGTCCCGTGGTAAGTGGCGTGGACCTCGCCGACGGTGAGGGCGGGGGCGAGCGGCCCGCTGACGCGGAGGTAGAGGCGGGAGCCGAGGCGCCGGTCCAACTGCACTGTCTTTCCCGCGCTCTTGGTGACCAGGGAGGTCACCACACCACCGGAGTGGTCGCCGGGGGTGGCGTTGGCGGGCACGGTGAGGGTGAAGGGCACCACCGCTGATTTCTGGCTCGCCAGCGTGATGGTGGCCGTCTTCATGGTGATCCAGGAGCCCACGTCGGTGGGCTTCTTCTCGGCCGCCAGCAGGTCGATGCCGCCGGCGGCGGTGGTGAAGGCGTCGCTGGCGTACACCCGGAGCCGGATGGTCGTGTCGCTGCGGTTCACCACGGCGATCGCGTCCGTGATCCGGGCGCCCGGGGCGAGGTCGTAGGTGAAGTGGGGGCGCCCCTTGCCGAGGGGTGTGTCGGCCGGCGCAGCCCCCCAGGTGACCTGGTCTCCTTGCCGGGCGGGCGCGGGTGCGGAGGCGGGGGTCCCGGGCGCCGCCGCGGCGCTGGTGGCAGCCGGCAGCAGCAGGTGTCCGCAGGCCGCCAAGGTCATCAGTACGGTGGCGAGAACCTTGCGCGGGACGAGCGGCACGGCGGATCTCCTGGTCATGTGGTGCTCTCCGTGGTCCTGGTACGGCGGCCGAGTTCGCCGAGGGCGCCGAGTGCGCGGCCCGCGGCGCCTTGTCGCCGGCAGGGCCGAAGGGCCGGCGTGCCCCCGCGATCGGTGCGGGGGCACGCCGGGTCGTCCGGGTGGGTTCAGGTGAGGGCGGTGAGGGTCAGGGTGGTGGTGTACGTACCGGGTGAGGTGGTGGCGGGCAGGTGGAGGTCGAGCGTGGCGCCGAGGGATCCGGTGCCCTTGGGGTGGCCCGCCGGGGCGGAGCCGAGCGTCGCGGAGGCGGTCAGCCCGGCGCCGTCGCCGGGGGTGACGGCGGTGCCCGGCGTGGCGCCCGCGCCGGGGGTGGTCACCGACGGGGTCCAGCCCAGATACCTGCCGGAGAGGCCGGCGGTGAAGTCACCGGTCTGGCCGGAGAGCGACCAAGTGGGGCCGCCGGTACGGGTGTCGGTCACGGTGACGGGCTTCAGGTCACCGGTGGATTCGAGATAGGCACCCTTGTCCACCGCGTCGGAGAGCGTCACCGCGTGGCTGTCGGCGTCGATCGTCCAGGTGAACCCGCCCACCTGCTCCGGTACCGTCACCGTGACCGTCTGCTCATCGGACGAGGGCGTCGGCGGCGACGCCACGGTCAGCGGCTGCCAGGCGTCGAGCGAGCGGTTGTCGAAGGTGTCCTGCCAGGTGGCGGTGTCGGTACGCCGCAGGAAGGCGCCGATTCCGTAGCTGTGTCCCGCGCTGAGCTTCCCGGCCGGCACGGTGAGCGGTATCGAGAACGCGCCCCCGCTGCGCTGCATGGAGTCGTAGTACAGCTGTCCGCTGCTGCTGTCGGGTGAGGTCGCGATCCAGTCGCGGTTCCCGGTCCTGCCGGGCTGCCAGACCCCGGCGTCGAACAGGCCGACGTCGAGTGAGTAGGTGAGGGTGGCGCTTTCCCAGTCGGGTACGTCGAAGCCGGCGCCGAGCACCGTGAGGCGGGTGGCCGTGTCCGGATCCACCGGTCCGCCGGGGACGGCGACGAGCTGGGGCTTTCCGGTCGCGCGGAAGACGCTCACCTGCACGGGCGCGGACGTCGAGGCGGTTCCCTCGACGTTGGCCGCCACGATCCGCACCGACGCCCCGTTCGCGTCCAGCGGCATGGCGGGGATCACGAACTGCTGGTCGCCCCCGACGACGGGCTGGGAGTAGACGGCGCCGGTCCAGGGCGCCCAGTGGGCTCCGCCGTCATCACTGCGTTCGAGGGTGACCCGGTCCGGGTCGATGGCCGGGTTGCCGGTGACCTTGAACGGGACGACCACCCGGGTGCCCTGGATCGCCAGGACGTCGCCGGGCGGGGTGGAGAACCGGGGTTCCGCGTACGGCGCGGTGGTGAGCCGCAGCGCCGTGGAGACAGCCTGCCCGTCGCTGTTCTCCGCCACGATCCGTACGTAGGTGTTGTTCCACGACGGTTCGACGGCCGGGATGGTCAGGGTCTCACTCGTCGCGCCGTCGATTGCGGTCCACGGTCCGTTCGGGGAACCCGACCTTTCCCACCGCAGATCGGCGTCGCCGTCGATGTCGGCCGTGACGGTGAGGTCACCGCCTTCGACGTACGGGGCTTCGGCGGTGGTCGAGGGGTTGCTGAGGATGACGGGGAGGTTCCGCACGTCGGGAGCCGAGTCGAAGCGTACGGAGAGGTCCAGGGGCGGCTTGTCCGGGTCGGCGCTCAGGCCGCTGGTGTGCCAGTAGCTGGACAGCCCCGTCTCGTACTGGAAGTCGACGAAGGACTGCGGCCAGGAACCCCAGCCGGGCTCGGCCGCCTTGACCGGGTCCGGGATCGCCGAGGTGGCGGAGCGGACCCCGTCGGTGAGCGGGAAGTAGTCGACGCCGGCGAACTCGGGCGAGATCTGCGCGCCGCCGCCCGGCCCTGCCGTGGTGTCCAGGCGCACCTGGGAGAAGGTGGCGACGGTGACGGAGCGCGGGGGTACGTCCTGCGACTGGCCCGGGTCGTCCCGGCTGGAGCCGACACCGCCGCTGGTCGCGGTGAGCGTTCCGGTGCCGTCGGTGGCGATGGTCAGGGTCGGGTCCTTCAAGTACCAGGTGACCAGGCCGGAGTAGGCGTTCGCGGTGAAGGCGCCGGTCCAGTGGACCGTGGCCTCGCCCGTGGTGGAGTTGGCCTGTCCGGTGCCATGGGTGAAGAGCACCCGCTGGTTGAGCTCCGATCCGGATGCCGGGATGCACTTGGTCGCGTCCGAGACGCTCTGCGCGGAGCCGTCGGCGGCCCGGTGGACGATCCGGACGTCGCCCTGCTCGGCCGCGAAAGCCTGCTGGGTGCCGGCCGAGAAGAAGTTGCAGCCGGAGTTGGCCGGGTTGCCGCCCTGGTAGATGTTGTTGACGCCCCACTCCAGGCTCGCGTCGGCGACGGGGGCGAGGGTTCCGCCGCCGGAGATGACGGTGAGCCGGGCGGGCGCCGAGGCCGTGGCGGGGCCGTGTCCGTTGTCGAGGCGGACGCGTACGTGGGCGCCGTCGTCGCCCGGGACCGCCTTGAAGGCGTAGTCCGGGCCGGTCGCCCCTGCGACGTCCGACCAGGCTGTGCTGTCCGGGGCCTGCCGCTGCCATTGGTACGTGATGGGGGCGGTGCCACTGGCGGTGACGGTGAACCGCGCGCTCTGGTACGCCTGCACCGAGGTGTCATGGGGTGGCTCGGCCACCGCCGCCGCCACTGGTGTGACGGTGAGCAGGGCTTCGTCCGAGCGGTGCTGGGCGAAGCCGGCGTCGAAGACATTGACGGAGTATGTCGCGCCGCTGTCGGCGTAGTTGGCGGTGAAAGTGTAGTCGGCGGTGTTGCTGCCGGCGATCGGGACGCTGCCCTTGGCGTCCGTGCGGTACCAGGTGTAGAGCTTGGCGCCGGGGAAGTCGGCGGAGAAGGTGACCGACCCGCCGTCCTGGACCGTCTGCGGCCGGGGCTGCGCGGCGAACGCCGGGTCGGACGTGGCCGTACGGCTGACCGGGCCCGGTGGCCGGTCGGAGGTGTGGAACGCGACGGGTGCCAGGCCGGCCGCCGGTGCGGCCCGGGGTCTTTCGGGTGGAGGGGAAGACGCCGCGGCGCCGGCGGCCGTTGCCGCGAACGCGCAGACGAACAGGGCCGTGAGAAGACGTGAACGCACGATGGGATTCCGCTCGTTCGAGAGGGAGTGGGTACCGCGGAGGACAACCGGGTGGGGCGGGCGCACGGCTGGTGCGGCCGTCCGGTCGCCGTCGCGGTGACGTGTGTGTGCCGGTGGGCGGGTCAGGAACCCGCGCGACATACTTAGGTTAGCCTAACCTAAGTATGTCGCGCGAGACATGCCGACGGAGCGTCGGGCCACCCGCTTCCGGAAGACCTCACGGGGCGGTCCGGGGGCCCCGCGTCAGAAGGGAGTTCAGCCTTTGGTGGCCGGCGGCCGGCTCCCGGTGAGTGCCTCGCCGACCGCTTCGCCGATCGCCGCGGCGACCTTGCGCCGGTGGCGCCGGCGCAGCCACACCTGGCCCCGGACCACCACCGCGAGGACGGCCGCCACGGCCAGCAGCGCCCACGGCCAGGCCCACACCGTCGTGTGGCCGGAGGCCGTCACCGGCAGCGTCGTCGGCTGCGGCTGCGCCTGTCCGGATCCGTCGGTGGCGGGCAGCGGGCGCAGTGAGACGGTGGCCTGCAGTGGTCCCGCGGGCCACACCCCACCGACCACGGCGGTACGGGTCAGCGCGTCGCCCGGCAGCAGTTCGGGCAGGTCGGGAAGGGCCGTACTGCCGCTGAGCGCGCCGAACAGGCCGCTGATCCGCACCTGTTGACGGGCCGTCAGCCGTATGTTGCCGTTGTTGGTGACCGTGTAGGTGAGGTGTGTTCTGCCGATGCCGACCGGGTTCGCGGTGCCGTCGTAGCGCGCGTGCACCGACGAGACCCGCAGGCTCGGGGTGAGGACCCCGGGGACGCGCAGGTAGACCCGGGAGCCCAGCCTGCGGTCGAGTGTGACGCCGTCCCCGGTGCCGCTGGTGACCAGGGAGGTGACGATGCCGCCGGTGTGGTCGCCGGGCGTGGCGCCGGAGGGCACGGTGACCGTGAAGGACACGGTGCGCGACTGCTGCGGGGCCAGGGTGAGGGTGCTCGTCCGCGGTGCGATCCAGGACCCGACGTCGGTCGGTCCGCGGCCGGCCGGCAGCAGGTCGAGGCCCCCGGTGGGGGTGGTGAACGCGTCGCTGGCGTAGACCCGCAGGGTGATCGGCCGGTCGCCGCGGTTGGCGATGTCGACCGCGTCCGTGATGCGGGTTCCCTGCGGCAGGGTGTACGTGAAGTGCGGGCGGCCGGTGCCCAGTTTGTTGTCGGCGGGCGTCACGCTCCACGTAACGCCCGGCGCGGTGGCGGGTTTCGCCGGTGCCGGGGCGACGCCGGGCACGGCGTGGGCGCCGGCGGCCGGTGCCCAGAGCCACAGCGTGGCGGCCAGTACGGCGACGGCCGTCCGGCGGAGCGCGGGTGCGGTGGAGAAGTGCATGGCGGGGGTTCCTTTACGTGCCTGGGTGCCTGCCTGGGTGCCTCCGACAGCGGGGCGGACAGGTGCCCCGGGCCGGACGCGGTGTCCGGTCCGGGGCACCCTGCCGGTGAACCGGTGGCTCAGCTCAGCGCGGTCAGCGTGAGCGTCGCCGTGTAGGTGCCGCCCGGAGTACCGGCCGGAACCTGGAGGTCGAGCCCGGCGCCGACAGTGGCGCTGCCCGTGGCGTGGCTGTCCCCGGCCGAGGCGAGGGTGGCGGCGTCGGTCAGACCGTTGCCGGCGGTGAGGCCCGGCGCGACGGCCGCACCGGGGGTGGCCCCGGCGCCCGGCGTCGTGACGTTCGGCGTCCAGCCCAGGTACTTGCCGGACAGACCGCCGGTGAAGTCACCGATCTGGCCGGCGACCGACCAGGCAGGACCGCCGGTGCGGGTGTCGGTCACGGTGACCGGGAGCAGGCTGCCGGTGGCCTCCAGGTAGGCACCCTTGTCCACGGCGTCGGCCAGTGTCACGGCCCGGTCGGTGCCGTCGATGGTCCAGCTGAACGACCCGCTGTGCGCGGGCAGGGTGGCGGTGATGGTCTGCTGGTCGTCGCCGGGCGCCGGGGTGCCGGCGTCGGCGAGGCTGATCGGGGCCGCGGCCTCGGCGCCCGCGTTGACACCGCCGCCGGCGCCCACGGTGAACACCGCGGGAGTGCCGCCGTCGAGCTTCTTGGCGTCGAGCGCGGCGGCGTCGATGGTCAGCGTGACCTGGAAGCTGCCGTCGTCGTTCAGGAGCGCCTCGTTGGCGGCGCCGGCCGTCGGCGTGCTGTGCACCCAGATGGCGCCCACGTTGGAGCGGGTGGCGGCCGGGAAGCCCTGGGAGGGCTGCCAGCCCGCCTGCTGGATCCAGCCCAGCTCCACGTACGCGCCCGCGTTGCCGGTGCCGTGCGCGTTGGGCGTGGTGGTGTCGTAACCCGTTCCGGAGACGGTGACGGTGTCACCGTCCTTGAGGTTCGCGGTCGGCGACACACTCAGCTCGGGGTGGTACACCGGGGTGCTGGGAGCAGCCGACCAGCTGACCGAGATCGGTTGGGCGACCTTGTCGGTGTCGTTGAGGTTGGAGCTGTACCAGTAGGAGCTTTCGCCGGTGAGTGCCTGGAAGTCGACGAAGGATTGGGGCCAGGAGCCCCAGTCGGAGCCGGACGTGTACTGGGGTGAGGCGCCGGCGGGCAGGGTGACCGAGACACCGCGGTAGGAGGGGTTGACGGTGAAGCCGGTGTCGGTGACCGTCACTCCGGTGAGGTCGGCGAGGGTGACCGGGGTGGCGGGCAGGGGTGCCCACTTGGTGGGGTCGGTCATGTCGGCGCCGTAGCCGCTGAGGGTGGCGGTGACCTTGCCGGTGCCGTCGGAGTTGACGGTGAGCTTCGGGTCGGTGGCGGTCCAGTAGACCATTCCGCCGTAGAAGGCGGAGGTGAAGGAGCCGGTCCACTGGACAGTGGCGGTGTTCGCCGCGGCGTCGACGGAACCCGTGCCGCCCGCGATCTTCACCCGGGTCCCGGTGTTCGTCGACGTGCTCACCGGACTGCCGTCAGGGCCCTGGCACTTGGTGGCCCAGGTGGGTTCGGCGTAGACGCCCGCGGTGTTGGGCTTCTCCACGGTGACGTTGCCGGCGTGCGTGGCATAGCCGGGTGAGGGCGTGGTCGCCGTCCACGGAGCGCTTGCCCCGGTGTCGCCGGCCGCGCCCGCCGACAGGAAGTTGCAACCCCCGAAGTACGCACCGGCGTTGGCTGTGTTGTCCAGGCCCCAGCTGAAGGTCGCGTCGGAGACGGTGGTGGCGGTGGTGGCGGACGCGCCGGCCGCGTTGGCGGTACCGGTCAGTCCGAGGCCGCCGGCCGCCGCGAGCGCGGCGACGGTGAGTCCTGCCAGGGTCCGCCGTCGGGCGGTGCCCGATCTGGCGGGTCCGGTCGCGCGCCTTCGGCGCGCGGTGGTTCCATACATCTGCGGTTC
Protein-coding regions in this window:
- a CDS encoding DinB family protein codes for the protein METQGVRTGRLGLLLDQFDQAREMAQVRLTGLGDEEYAWEPVAGCWSVRRRGEAVTPRAYGPGEWVLDLGAPDIPANEYAEVARQVAGGMTVAKIADDWNVSVERVEQVLAHTGEPEPDPTSVTTIAWRLEHLHSCFAGQWEWTFGERRQEPRLLVDFTPSAALALERFWALIDRWRESVAAVTDEQLDTVGFSQYPYGSDPDDPYVAVLAGTNLEFIHHMAEIALLRDLWRTRFTAKG
- a CDS encoding GNAT family N-acetyltransferase, producing the protein MRPDGWHLTQDLDNFLGRTEGFLNSRPSLHTMPLTVIEGLRTRGANAFGSEAPVFGRLEQGGEVSAIFYRTPPGRLGLTPVTREQAGMLAARLADLGHTLPGVSGEDDSASAFAEAWQRHTGAVPTLRQRLRLYRLGTLPPPEPLPEGRGRVAGEQDRGQLIRWCGEFVAAVGEIRSVDADSWSYTRFADKRFTFWETQDGTPVSMAGMTSMVAGQIRVDPVYTPAHLRGHGYAGAVTVHVSRAALTAGATEVVLFADPANPTSNSLYQRIGYVPVTDFAVYDFSWAAPEVT
- a CDS encoding WD40 repeat domain-containing protein; the encoded protein is MTFRGEPDPGALLVPALGRDGRGGAVLLSTGAGCDVHRWDPATGRLLWRFTGAGPVSEVAVACPPRRGPLVAVATDLGVERVDAATGTAVPDEEMGDVDTIWDVTCGVLPDGRAFIAGAAQCEGLVHCWDAATAERLGPLPANDDRPVKAVTSMTLPDGTVLIAAENEAGVIRRWDAATSEPVGAPIHGAGEYTMRLVSLAMPGNRSLLASLDMNGTLSRWDAITGEQVGGPPELGPDAVGIAAGCLGDTGMLFISTVGGPTEVRDIISGAPAGTPFPGVNPSALTCPDGSLLLATGGARTGEMHLYRLTVPAD
- a CDS encoding nuclear transport factor 2 family protein, encoding MGDQETRAALDRHWAASAAGDQDAEHEIYHDDAITDYPQSGERIHGRRDLQALRSHHPAKLTFTVRRILGSGDLWITEYVMDYDGQPTYVVSVMEFRDGKVALETQYFADPFAPPAWRATWVNAMPSS
- a CDS encoding DUF2470 domain-containing protein — translated: MRSFRARVIQPTAAERVRSILAAAHSMAVVSDGVRSEVRRLDGSGAMSPIHLHEPSGATRARTAGWTPVRLEFTDIAPTPVRDRLRARLTLTGVMAAAYDAGSAQSTCLEFGQAVLEDPEGRAVVTLDALRATDLDPIATSEAGMLTHLMDSHRELVPLLLRLVRPQPDRSVLRALPVAMDRYGITVRLEYPSGHHDVRLPFATPVTHIDQAGPQIQALLAAARRCSHHNRLLT
- a CDS encoding aminoglycoside phosphotransferase family protein, encoding MTSTETGITAELVQELLRDQHPDLADRPVRLGARGWDNQMWRLGDDLAVRLPWATRSADTLLRKEHAWLPSLAPHLPLPVPVPQRLGEPSALFPRPWIVTTWVPGTPADRAPATRTLEAADTLALFLTALHRPAPDGAPAGGGRGGPLAGHAEQFAQGLASATELGLIPDPDAVRAVWEDAAAAPVWAGPALWLHGDLHPANVLTTDGTFSGVIDFGELCAGDPACDLAAPWNLLPDGAADRFHQAYRPSPDAATLRRARGWALMRALAGILIGDAGVHGRPGGKPTWGPPGHAALRRLTAQVRR
- a CDS encoding WxL protein peptidoglycan domain-containing protein, encoding MTRRSAVPLVPRKVLATVLMTLAACGHLLLPAATSAAAAPGTPASAPAPARQGDQVTWGAAPADTPLGKGRPHFTYDLAPGARITDAIAVVNRSDTTIRLRVYASDAFTTAAGGIDLLAAEKKPTDVGSWITMKTATITLASQKSAVVPFTLTVPANATPGDHSGGVVTSLVTKSAGKTVQLDRRLGSRLYLRVSGPLAPALTVGEVHATYHGTANPAAGGSADVSYTVTNTGNVRLKAHQRIRIKGLFGLLSQTATVADLPEILPGGSLTRTATVTGVWPAVRLDAQVILQPVASQDQPPISVAPTTAGRTVWAWPWGQLALLAAVAAAVYGYLRLRRRRRTKVRQAISDAVAKALQDTDAHPATGSAERTR